The Flavobacterium praedii genome window below encodes:
- a CDS encoding AraC family transcriptional regulator: MGSVDTITIEDDFTLIRFQNDSETAFFAQRELSSGLIQFHFGLKGTVKFLFNQGNYALELKEEKSLLLYNPQTELPLNLELAPNSWVISVIISIKKFHTLFSSEANYITFLSDDNKDKKYYKEDDISPSMAIVLSQLFHYSLHPSIKNLYYKGKGYELLSLYFNRSEDPNAEQCPFLIDEDNVFKIKKAKEIIITNMVEPPGLQELADEIGLTLKKLKLGFKQIYGDTVYGFLFDYKMDYARKLLDSGSYNVNEVGLKIGYSTGSHFIAAFKKKFATTPKKYLMSINSKL, from the coding sequence ATGGGTTCAGTAGATACTATAACAATTGAAGATGATTTTACCCTAATCCGTTTTCAAAATGATAGCGAGACTGCTTTTTTTGCACAACGGGAACTAAGTAGTGGTTTGATACAGTTTCATTTTGGATTAAAAGGTACTGTAAAATTTTTATTCAATCAAGGTAATTATGCATTAGAATTGAAAGAAGAAAAGTCTTTGCTTTTGTATAATCCTCAAACAGAATTACCGCTTAATTTAGAATTGGCTCCAAATTCTTGGGTGATCTCGGTAATTATTTCTATAAAAAAATTCCACACTTTATTTTCTTCAGAAGCCAATTACATCACTTTTTTGAGTGATGACAATAAGGATAAAAAATATTATAAAGAAGATGATATTAGCCCTTCTATGGCAATTGTATTGAGTCAATTGTTTCATTATAGTTTGCATCCTTCTATTAAAAACTTGTATTATAAAGGGAAAGGATATGAATTATTGAGTTTGTATTTTAACCGTTCCGAAGATCCAAATGCAGAACAATGTCCTTTTTTAATAGATGAAGATAATGTTTTTAAAATTAAAAAAGCCAAGGAAATTATTATTACTAATATGGTCGAACCTCCGGGTTTACAAGAATTAGCAGATGAAATTGGCTTGACTTTGAAAAAGCTCAAATTGGGTTTCAAACAAATTTATGGTGATACCGTTTATGGTTTTCTGTTTGATTATAAAATGGATTATGCTCGTAAATTATTGGATAGCGGCTCCTATAATGTCAATGAAGTAGGATTGAAAATTGGATATAGTACGGGGAGTCATTTTATTGCAGCATTCAAAAAGAAATTTGCAACAACACCCAAAAAATATTTGATGTCTATTAATTCAAAACTTTAA
- a CDS encoding enoyl-CoA hydratase/isomerase family protein, whose amino-acid sequence MNYENLLISIENNIATVVINRPTKLNALNIATIKDLNKAIKVLGKNKEVQVIILTGSGEKAFVAGADISEFAHFTIEEGTQLAFQGQDMLFDFIENLKTPVIAAINGFALGGGLELAMACHFRVASDNAKMGLPEVSLGVIPGYGGTQRLPQLIGKGRAMEMIMTAGMISADEAKQYGLVNHVVPQFELLEFCAGIAQKIMKNSPYAIGRAIKAINANFIDGKNGYEIEIKNFGKCFGTEDFNEGTKAFLEKRKAVFTGK is encoded by the coding sequence ATGAATTACGAGAACCTTTTAATTTCAATAGAAAATAATATTGCTACGGTGGTAATCAATAGACCAACGAAACTAAATGCCTTGAATATTGCTACAATCAAAGACTTGAATAAAGCTATTAAAGTATTGGGTAAAAATAAAGAAGTCCAAGTGATTATTCTTACTGGAAGTGGAGAAAAAGCTTTTGTTGCCGGTGCCGATATTTCTGAGTTTGCCCATTTTACAATTGAGGAAGGAACTCAACTGGCTTTTCAAGGGCAGGATATGCTATTTGATTTTATTGAAAATCTAAAAACTCCTGTCATTGCTGCTATAAATGGTTTTGCACTGGGGGGCGGATTAGAGTTAGCCATGGCTTGTCATTTTAGAGTAGCTTCTGATAACGCAAAAATGGGATTGCCCGAAGTTTCTTTGGGTGTGATTCCGGGTTATGGAGGAACACAACGTTTGCCACAATTAATTGGTAAAGGGCGTGCTATGGAAATGATTATGACTGCTGGCATGATTTCTGCTGACGAAGCTAAACAATACGGCTTGGTTAATCACGTCGTTCCACAATTCGAATTATTAGAATTTTGTGCTGGAATTGCCCAAAAAATCATGAAAAACTCTCCTTATGCCATTGGAAGAGCCATTAAAGCGATTAATGCTAATTTTATAGATGGTAAAAATGGGTATGAAATTGAAATTAAAAATTTTGGAAAATGTTTTGGAACAGAGGATTTCAACGAAGGTACCAAAGCTTTTTTAGAGAAAAGAAAAGCAGTTTTTACCGGGAAATAG
- a CDS encoding FeoB-associated Cys-rich membrane protein — translation MFQEIIAFLILSIAIAFLIRKFFFKKKSKKNCGGNDCGC, via the coding sequence ATGTTTCAGGAAATAATAGCTTTTTTAATACTCAGCATTGCAATAGCTTTTTTAATTCGAAAATTCTTCTTCAAAAAAAAATCGAAAAAAAATTGCGGCGGAAATGATTGTGGCTGTTAA
- a CDS encoding CopD family protein, which translates to MEYYNYLKSLHLIFVITWFAGLFYIVRLFVYQIEAADKASPEKEILQKQYKIMSYRLWYIITWPSAILASIFAFWMLFFTDIGAAWLQMPWMHVKLLFVFILYLYHLKCQQIFRQLQDDVVKYSTNFMRLWNEVATIILFAVVFLVILKNAVNWIYGVIGIFVFSISIMLGFKFYKNIRERNKS; encoded by the coding sequence ATGGAGTATTATAATTATCTAAAATCGTTACACCTTATATTTGTTATTACTTGGTTTGCTGGTTTATTTTATATTGTTCGACTATTTGTTTATCAAATAGAAGCTGCTGATAAAGCTTCACCAGAAAAAGAAATTTTGCAAAAACAATACAAAATAATGTCTTATCGTTTGTGGTACATTATTACATGGCCCTCAGCAATTTTGGCGAGTATTTTTGCTTTTTGGATGTTGTTTTTTACGGATATTGGAGCTGCTTGGTTGCAAATGCCTTGGATGCATGTTAAACTTCTTTTTGTCTTTATATTATATTTGTATCATTTAAAATGCCAACAAATTTTTAGACAGTTGCAGGACGATGTAGTGAAATATAGTACCAATTTTATGAGATTGTGGAACGAAGTAGCTACTATAATTTTATTTGCAGTTGTTTTTTTAGTGATTTTAAAAAATGCTGTAAACTGGATTTACGGAGTAATAGGAATCTTTGTGTTTTCGATTTCTATAATGTTAGGTTTTAAATTTTATAAAAATATAAGAGAGCGAAATAAATCGTAA
- a CDS encoding sensor histidine kinase: MIFLIITTSIILITISIVQHKNTTKKYNLGLIENKENYVKKHINYMLSNTTFPLTNENIKIIFKDKIYEISDIQNVEIQIYSLDGNLLKSSKESFSVQKQTPVISKFIIRLVNASIDKRFVEIKTINGIKYRSAYSLIKNKKFKPIGILKLPDIPDNGYYERELNNFLIHLAQVYFFMIVIAFGLAYILSSFITKPIYAFAEKLKETSLNQKNETIPFSGKIKEINMLLLAYNRMIEELERNAIVLAQNERDLAWREMAKQVAHEIKNPLTPMRLTIQSFQRKFNPEDPNIKQKLNDFSESLIQQIDTMSAVASAFSDFASMPLQKNEVLNVVEIVELTLDIFHEDYIVFECDDKEIICKIDRTQLIRIITNLVKNATQAIPENQETKMILVSIKRSFDQVIISIKDNGTGINPEHTDNIFEPKFTTKNSGMGLGLGIIKNIIENYNGTITFETKFGKGTIFTVTLPIINS, encoded by the coding sequence ATGATTTTTTTAATCATTACTACTTCTATAATATTAATTACCATTTCGATTGTACAACACAAAAATACTACCAAAAAATACAATTTAGGACTCATAGAAAACAAAGAAAATTATGTAAAAAAGCATATCAATTATATGCTTTCAAATACTACTTTTCCTTTGACGAATGAGAATATAAAAATTATTTTCAAAGATAAAATTTATGAAATATCAGACATTCAGAACGTTGAAATTCAAATTTATTCTTTGGATGGTAATCTGTTAAAATCATCTAAGGAATCCTTTTCTGTTCAAAAGCAAACTCCCGTAATTTCAAAATTCATAATTCGATTGGTAAATGCTTCAATTGACAAAAGATTTGTTGAAATCAAAACAATCAATGGTATCAAATACCGATCAGCATATAGTTTAATAAAAAACAAAAAGTTTAAACCCATTGGTATTCTAAAATTACCTGATATTCCAGATAATGGGTATTACGAAAGAGAGTTAAATAATTTTTTAATTCATTTAGCTCAAGTATATTTTTTTATGATCGTAATTGCTTTTGGTTTAGCTTATATTCTTTCTTCCTTTATTACTAAACCTATTTATGCTTTTGCTGAAAAACTAAAAGAAACCAGTTTAAATCAAAAAAACGAAACAATTCCTTTTTCTGGAAAAATAAAAGAAATAAATATGCTATTGCTGGCATACAACAGAATGATTGAGGAACTCGAAAGAAACGCAATTGTACTGGCTCAAAACGAAAGGGATTTAGCTTGGCGGGAAATGGCTAAACAAGTGGCTCACGAAATTAAAAACCCATTGACGCCTATGCGTCTTACAATTCAAAGTTTCCAGCGCAAATTCAATCCTGAAGATCCAAATATTAAACAAAAACTAAATGATTTTTCGGAATCTTTAATTCAACAAATTGACACCATGAGTGCCGTTGCTTCTGCATTTTCTGATTTTGCTTCTATGCCTTTGCAAAAAAATGAGGTATTGAATGTAGTTGAAATAGTTGAACTTACATTGGATATTTTTCATGAAGATTACATTGTTTTTGAATGTGATGACAAAGAAATTATCTGTAAAATAGATCGTACTCAACTCATACGGATTATCACAAATTTAGTCAAAAATGCCACACAGGCTATTCCTGAAAATCAAGAAACAAAAATGATACTCGTTTCTATAAAACGTTCATTTGATCAAGTCATAATTTCGATAAAAGATAATGGAACAGGAATAAATCCTGAACATACTGACAATATATTTGAACCAAAATTTACCACAAAAAACAGTGGCATGGGTTTAGGACTTGGAATCATCAAAAACATAATAGAAAACTACAACGGAACAATTACCTTTGAAACCAAATTTGGAAAAGGAACTATTTTTACTGTAACGTTACCAATAATTAACTCATAA
- a CDS encoding MATE family efflux transporter: MAITSEELGTQDIKKLLIKQAVPSSIGILFMSVNILIDTIFVGQWIGSLAIAALTVVLPITFLISSLGMAIGVGGGSVLSRALGSNNREKAKHVFGNQIVLTFLLSTVFALIGLFFSDQMLLLFGAKGGIMKPAREFFIPIIICVPFLALCMMGNNIIRAEGKAKFAMVAMIVPAFANIALDIVFIKWMNLGVFGAAMATSISYFMCFLFVLWFFISKSELQLKARHFKFQITILKEITELSFVTFSRQGVVSILAIILNHTLYSYGGEHSIVVYGIISRMLMFALFPILGITQGFLPIAGYNYGAKNVERVRESVIISIQYAAILATIIFVLILFFAEPIVSIFTTDLRVIRETPNALRWVFAASPIIAIQLIGAAYFQAAGKAKKALLLTLTKQGFFLIPLVLILPHFLGIFGVWIAFPISDVLSTIITAYYLKKEMNIKPKFATNGVL, encoded by the coding sequence ATGGCCATAACCTCCGAAGAATTAGGTACGCAAGACATAAAAAAACTCTTGATTAAACAAGCGGTTCCTTCTTCTATCGGTATCCTTTTTATGTCTGTTAATATTCTTATTGACACGATTTTTGTCGGACAATGGATTGGATCTCTTGCTATTGCAGCACTAACGGTTGTTTTGCCAATAACTTTTTTGATTTCATCTTTGGGAATGGCAATTGGAGTAGGGGGAGGTTCCGTGCTTTCTCGAGCTTTGGGTTCTAATAATCGAGAGAAAGCCAAACACGTTTTTGGAAATCAGATTGTGTTGACATTTTTATTGTCGACTGTTTTTGCACTAATTGGTCTTTTTTTTAGTGATCAAATGCTGTTGCTTTTTGGAGCGAAAGGGGGAATTATGAAACCCGCCAGAGAATTCTTTATCCCAATCATCATTTGTGTTCCATTTTTGGCACTTTGTATGATGGGAAACAATATTATAAGAGCCGAAGGTAAAGCCAAATTTGCTATGGTTGCCATGATTGTTCCTGCTTTTGCCAATATAGCACTTGATATTGTTTTTATTAAATGGATGAATCTGGGCGTATTTGGTGCGGCGATGGCTACTTCTATTTCTTATTTTATGTGTTTTCTATTCGTGCTTTGGTTTTTTATATCCAAAAGCGAATTACAGTTAAAGGCAAGACATTTTAAATTTCAGATTACAATTTTAAAAGAAATCACCGAATTGAGTTTTGTAACCTTCTCTAGGCAGGGAGTAGTTAGTATATTGGCTATTATATTAAATCACACTTTGTACAGTTATGGAGGAGAACATTCTATAGTTGTCTATGGTATTATAAGTCGAATGTTGATGTTTGCTTTGTTTCCAATTTTGGGTATAACACAAGGGTTTTTACCTATAGCAGGTTATAATTATGGTGCCAAAAATGTGGAAAGAGTTCGAGAAAGTGTGATTATTTCCATTCAATATGCTGCTATTTTAGCTACTATTATTTTTGTTTTGATTTTATTTTTTGCCGAACCAATAGTTAGTATTTTTACAACCGATCTCCGAGTGATTAGAGAAACACCAAATGCTTTGCGATGGGTTTTTGCGGCATCACCCATTATTGCCATACAACTTATTGGAGCCGCTTATTTTCAAGCAGCGGGAAAAGCGAAGAAAGCATTGCTATTGACACTGACCAAACAAGGCTTTTTCTTAATACCTTTAGTGCTTATTTTACCACATTTTTTAGGTATTTTTGGAGTGTGGATTGCTTTTCCTATTTCGGATGTATTGTCTACTATTATAACCGCTTATTACCTAAAAAAAGAAATGAATATTAAACCCAAATTTGCAACTAATGGAGTATTATAA
- the hemA gene encoding glutamyl-tRNA reductase: protein MKNSNVLKNVYFYSIGLSYKKADAEIRGKFSLDTVAKTRLLEQAKNEGIQSLFVTSTCNRTEIYGYAEHPFQLIKLLCENSNGTVEDFQKVAYVFKNQEAISHLFRVGTGLDSQILGDFEIISQIRNGFAEAKAMGLANAFMERLVNAVIQSSKKIKNETEISSGATSVSFASVQYIMKNVPDIGNKNILLFGTGKIGRNTCENLVKHTKNEHITLINRTKDKAEKLAGKLNLIVKDYSKLHLELQKADVVVVATGAQNPTIDKAILNLKKPLLILDLSIPKNVNENVKDLEGVTLIHMDHLSQMTDETLENRKTHIPAAEAIIEEIKEEFIAWTKLRKFAPTINALKEKLNDIKKSELVFQSKKLSNFNEEQAEIISSRIIQKITTHFANHLKNEDTMVDESIDWIEKVFQISPLTPEGGTTTKVV, encoded by the coding sequence ATGAAAAATTCCAACGTACTTAAAAACGTATATTTTTATTCCATTGGGCTTAGCTACAAAAAAGCCGATGCCGAAATAAGGGGTAAATTTAGTTTAGACACTGTAGCTAAAACACGTTTGCTCGAACAAGCCAAAAATGAAGGAATACAAAGTCTATTTGTTACTTCAACCTGCAATAGAACAGAGATTTATGGTTATGCCGAACACCCTTTTCAATTGATAAAACTGCTTTGCGAGAACAGTAATGGTACCGTAGAAGATTTTCAAAAAGTAGCCTATGTTTTCAAAAATCAAGAGGCGATATCACATTTATTTCGTGTAGGAACAGGTCTAGATAGTCAAATCTTAGGCGATTTCGAGATCATTAGTCAAATACGAAATGGGTTTGCCGAAGCAAAAGCTATGGGATTGGCTAATGCTTTTATGGAACGATTGGTGAATGCAGTAATACAATCCAGCAAGAAAATCAAAAACGAAACCGAAATCAGTTCCGGTGCTACTTCTGTATCTTTTGCATCGGTTCAATACATAATGAAAAACGTTCCTGACATTGGAAACAAAAATATATTGCTTTTTGGAACAGGAAAAATAGGACGAAATACCTGTGAAAATTTAGTAAAGCATACCAAAAATGAGCACATCACTTTAATCAATAGAACCAAAGACAAAGCAGAGAAATTAGCTGGAAAATTGAATCTAATTGTTAAAGATTACTCCAAATTACATTTAGAATTGCAAAAAGCCGATGTAGTAGTGGTGGCTACAGGCGCACAAAATCCGACAATTGACAAAGCCATTTTGAATTTGAAAAAACCATTGTTAATTTTGGATTTGTCGATTCCAAAAAATGTAAATGAAAATGTAAAAGACCTAGAAGGCGTTACTTTAATACATATGGATCATCTATCGCAAATGACAGATGAAACTTTGGAAAACAGAAAAACACATATTCCTGCTGCTGAAGCCATTATAGAAGAAATTAAAGAAGAATTTATAGCTTGGACTAAATTAAGAAAATTTGCTCCAACCATAAATGCCTTAAAAGAAAAATTAAACGATATTAAAAAATCAGAATTGGTTTTTCAAAGTAAAAAGTTATCCAACTTCAACGAAGAACAAGCTGAAATAATCAGTTCTAGAATAATCCAAAAAATCACCACCCATTTTGCCAACCATCTCAAGAATGAAGATACTATGGTAGATGAAAGCATTGATTGGATCGAAAAAGTATTTCAAATTAGCCCCCTAACTCCCGAAGGGGGAACTACTACTAAAGTAGTATAA
- the hemH gene encoding ferrochelatase — MKGVLLVNLGSPESPTPKDVKPYLDEFLMDKYVIDVPYLLRALLVRGIILQTRPKKSAAAYAKVWTDEGSPLVVISKRMHEKVKPQVDVPVSLAMRYGKPSILSGLQELHDKGVTEVLLFPLYPQHAMASTTTILVLAEELRKKHFPEMKFTIVPAFYNKPDYIKNLADSIQKSLETFEYDHLLFSYHGIPERHVRKTDVTKSHCKIDGSCCNTPSPAHEFCYRHQCYETTKQVVKLLGISEDKYSQTFQSRLAGDKWLTPYTDVEVNKMPEKGIKNLAVVTPAFVSDCLETLEEIAMEANHQFKENGGENFLAIPCLNDSDEWCVTVSNWINEWAKN, encoded by the coding sequence ATGAAAGGCGTATTATTAGTCAACTTAGGTTCACCAGAAAGTCCAACTCCAAAAGATGTAAAACCTTATTTAGATGAGTTTTTAATGGACAAATATGTGATAGATGTTCCATATTTGTTAAGAGCTTTATTAGTTCGAGGAATTATTTTACAAACAAGACCAAAAAAATCAGCGGCAGCTTATGCAAAAGTTTGGACAGATGAAGGCTCGCCTTTAGTAGTAATTTCCAAAAGAATGCATGAAAAGGTAAAACCTCAAGTTGATGTGCCAGTAAGTTTGGCAATGCGTTATGGAAAACCTTCGATATTATCTGGTCTTCAGGAATTACACGATAAGGGAGTTACCGAAGTTTTGCTTTTTCCTTTATACCCACAACACGCCATGGCGTCTACTACTACTATATTGGTTTTGGCTGAAGAATTACGTAAAAAACATTTCCCAGAAATGAAATTTACCATTGTTCCTGCTTTTTATAATAAACCCGATTATATTAAAAACCTTGCTGATTCTATCCAAAAGAGCTTGGAAACTTTTGAATACGATCACTTGTTGTTTTCATATCATGGCATACCGGAGCGTCATGTTCGTAAAACGGATGTAACCAAATCACATTGTAAAATTGACGGCTCTTGTTGTAATACACCTTCGCCTGCACATGAATTTTGTTACCGCCATCAATGTTATGAAACCACAAAACAGGTGGTTAAGCTTTTAGGCATTTCGGAAGATAAATACAGTCAAACTTTTCAATCTCGATTGGCTGGAGATAAGTGGTTAACGCCTTACACTGATGTTGAAGTCAATAAAATGCCTGAGAAAGGAATTAAGAATCTAGCAGTTGTTACGCCAGCATTTGTTTCGGATTGTTTGGAAACTCTTGAAGAAATTGCCATGGAAGCCAATCATCAATTCAAGGAAAACGGTGGTGAAAATTTCTTGGCTATTCCTTGTTTGAATGATAGCGACGAATGGTGTGTAACTGTAAGCAATTGGATTAATGAATGGGCGAAAAACTAG
- the feoB gene encoding ferrous iron transport protein B: MSLKNINVALIGNPNVGKTSVFNQLTGLNQQVGNYPGITVEKKIGFCKLPNNIKANILDLPGTYSLNASSIDESVVIELLLNKNDRLYPDVALVVTDVENLKRNLLLYTQIKDLEIPTILVINMADRMKSKGITLDIPYLEERLKTKIALISSRKGYGIEELKNLIVTYKTISSEPCLNASVIDAPYFESLRQAFPNQLLYKLWLVITQDVNFLNLERNEIRSSFTKTHSDLKRLQQKETIKRYQFINDVLKVGLKIDSSLAKDFRSKIDRILTHKVWGYVIFFLILFVIFQSIFEWSKIPMDFIDSTFANLSTLASEHLPAGMLTNLISQGIIPGVGGILIFIPQIAFLFLFISILEESGYMSRVVFLMDKIMRRFGLSGKSVVPLISGTACAIPAIMATRNIENWKERLITILVTPFTTCSARLPVYAIIIGLVIPDTYVLGILNVQGLTLMLLYVIGFGTAILAAYILNSILKVKGKTFFVVEMPNYKLPLFKNVAINVIEKTKAFVFGAGKIILAISVVLWFLASYGPGKQFKNAEKIIMESHKENPLTPSEFNNAVASQKLENSYIGLMGRGIEPIISPLGYDWKIGIAIISSFTAREVFVGTLATIYSVGGSDNEDTIKNKMAAEVNTVTGKKIFNFASGISLLLFYAFAMQCASTLAITKKETNSWKWPAGQLIIMSGLAYFIALIAFQILK, translated from the coding sequence ATGAGTTTAAAGAACATTAACGTTGCTTTAATTGGAAATCCAAACGTAGGTAAAACTTCGGTTTTTAATCAACTTACGGGATTAAATCAACAAGTGGGTAATTATCCTGGAATTACAGTAGAAAAAAAAATAGGTTTTTGCAAACTACCCAATAATATCAAAGCCAATATTCTTGATTTACCGGGAACATACAGTTTAAACGCCAGTTCTATTGACGAAAGTGTCGTAATCGAATTATTACTCAACAAAAATGACCGCCTCTATCCAGATGTAGCTTTAGTAGTCACAGATGTAGAAAATCTAAAACGGAATCTACTCCTATATACACAAATAAAAGACCTTGAAATTCCTACCATTCTAGTCATCAATATGGCAGATCGAATGAAATCCAAAGGAATTACACTTGATATACCGTATCTTGAAGAACGCTTAAAAACAAAAATTGCGCTGATCAGTTCCAGAAAAGGATATGGAATAGAAGAATTAAAAAATTTAATAGTAACCTACAAAACCATATCGAGCGAACCTTGTTTGAATGCATCAGTAATTGACGCTCCTTATTTTGAAAGCTTACGACAAGCATTTCCCAATCAATTGTTGTACAAATTGTGGTTAGTCATCACTCAAGATGTAAACTTTTTGAATTTAGAACGAAATGAAATCCGCAGTTCTTTTACAAAAACACATTCTGATTTGAAGCGATTGCAACAAAAAGAAACCATTAAACGGTATCAATTTATTAATGATGTTTTAAAAGTTGGTTTAAAAATTGATTCCAGCTTGGCCAAAGATTTCCGATCCAAAATAGACCGAATACTCACTCACAAAGTTTGGGGTTATGTTATATTCTTCCTGATTTTATTTGTAATATTTCAATCCATATTCGAATGGTCAAAAATACCCATGGATTTTATTGATAGTACATTTGCAAATTTAAGCACTTTAGCAAGTGAACATTTACCAGCCGGAATGCTAACCAATTTAATCTCGCAGGGAATTATTCCAGGAGTTGGAGGGATATTAATTTTTATCCCACAAATTGCTTTTTTATTTTTATTTATTTCCATTCTAGAAGAAAGTGGATATATGAGTCGTGTTGTTTTCTTGATGGACAAAATTATGCGCCGTTTTGGACTTTCGGGCAAAAGTGTTGTTCCTTTAATATCTGGAACAGCATGTGCAATTCCAGCAATAATGGCTACTCGAAATATAGAAAACTGGAAAGAACGTTTAATCACCATATTAGTAACACCATTTACTACCTGTTCGGCACGATTACCCGTATATGCCATTATTATAGGTTTAGTTATCCCTGATACTTATGTTTTAGGAATATTGAATGTACAAGGTTTAACATTGATGCTTTTGTATGTTATAGGTTTTGGAACCGCAATTTTGGCGGCTTATATTTTGAATAGTATTTTAAAAGTAAAAGGCAAAACTTTTTTTGTGGTCGAAATGCCCAATTATAAATTACCCTTATTTAAAAATGTGGCAATCAATGTAATCGAAAAAACGAAAGCCTTTGTTTTTGGCGCAGGAAAAATCATTTTGGCAATATCCGTAGTTTTATGGTTTTTGGCTTCTTACGGGCCAGGAAAACAGTTTAAAAACGCAGAAAAAATAATAATGGAAAGCCACAAAGAAAATCCATTAACACCATCCGAGTTTAACAATGCTGTTGCTTCACAAAAACTAGAAAACTCCTATATTGGTTTAATGGGAAGAGGTATAGAACCAATAATTTCTCCATTGGGCTACGATTGGAAAATTGGGATTGCCATCATCAGTTCTTTTACAGCTCGAGAAGTTTTTGTAGGGACTTTGGCAACAATATATAGCGTGGGTGGATCTGATAATGAAGACACTATTAAAAACAAAATGGCGGCTGAAGTAAATACAGTGACCGGAAAGAAAATATTTAATTTTGCTTCTGGCATATCACTACTGTTATTCTATGCGTTTGCCATGCAGTGTGCCAGTACACTAGCCATTACCAAAAAAGAAACTAACTCTTGGAAATGGCCCGCTGGACAACTAATAATTATGAGTGGTTTAGCCTATTTCATAGCACTGATTGCTTTTCAAATATTAAAATAA
- the hemC gene encoding hydroxymethylbilane synthase: MNKKSNSTSTASPSETRGAIRIGTRDSELALWQAHTVEKKLNDLGYKTEIIAVKSQGDIILDKPLYELGITGIFTKTLDIAMINGQVDIAVHSMKDVPTALPIGIVQAAVLERANTLDILVHKGNLDFLNNSATIATGSLRRQAQWWNKYPNHTIVDLRGNVNTRMQKLQENDWNGAVFAAAGLERINLKPENYINLDWMIPAPAQGAMVIVAMANDEFCRDAVAQLNDIETEVCTHIERQFLKTLEGGCTAPIGALAKYDEDQDTIHFEGVLFSLDGIQRIEVNKIVPIEEWKKLGYNSAKEILEKGGDQLMASIKESLKK, encoded by the coding sequence ATGAATAAGAAATCAAATTCCACTTCAACAGCTTCCCCTTCGGAAACCAGGGGCGCTATACGCATAGGAACCCGCGATAGCGAACTCGCTTTATGGCAAGCCCACACAGTCGAAAAAAAACTAAACGATTTAGGCTATAAAACCGAAATTATTGCCGTTAAATCTCAGGGTGACATTATTCTGGATAAACCCTTGTATGAATTGGGAATTACAGGGATTTTTACCAAAACCCTTGACATTGCCATGATTAATGGTCAAGTAGATATTGCGGTGCATTCTATGAAAGATGTTCCAACAGCATTGCCTATTGGTATTGTTCAGGCAGCGGTTCTGGAAAGAGCCAATACTTTGGATATTTTGGTACATAAAGGAAATCTTGATTTTCTCAACAATTCAGCAACTATCGCTACTGGAAGTTTGCGTCGTCAAGCCCAATGGTGGAATAAATATCCCAATCACACCATAGTTGATTTGCGTGGAAACGTAAACACTCGTATGCAAAAACTACAAGAAAACGATTGGAACGGAGCTGTATTTGCTGCTGCAGGCCTAGAACGCATCAATTTAAAACCAGAAAATTACATCAACCTTGATTGGATGATTCCTGCACCTGCACAAGGAGCGATGGTAATTGTAGCTATGGCAAACGACGAATTCTGCCGAGATGCTGTTGCACAATTAAATGATATAGAAACCGAAGTGTGTACGCACATCGAAAGGCAATTTTTAAAAACACTCGAAGGCGGTTGTACAGCACCAATTGGAGCTCTGGCAAAATACGATGAAGACCAAGATACAATCCATTTTGAAGGCGTTTTATTTTCACTCGACGGAATACAAAGAATCGAAGTGAACAAGATTGTGCCTATCGAAGAATGGAAAAAACTAGGATATAACTCTGCTAAAGAAATCCTCGAAAAAGGAGGAGACCAACTGATGGCAAGCATAAAAGAGAGTTTGAAAAAATAA